From Carnobacterium alterfunditum DSM 5972:
TGCAGTGCACAAAAATGATTATCCAAGCCGGTATAACAAAAATAAATTATTTAGAAGATTACCATAACAACGCTTATGCAGTGAAGTTGATTGAACAAGCCCATGTTCAATGTCAAAAAGTCGCACTTCCAAAAGATTTTTTCCAACAACTAGATTTCAATACCAATATCCAAGCTAGTTTAAGCCGTAGTGATGGACACACACCTATTCAATAGTTGAAAGGATATGTCCTTTTTCCAGCCATTTCCTGTTTATTGTGTACTATTATTATGTTAACGACTCATTGGTTAAGGTTTTTATTGCTCTTTTTTTGGCTGATTCGATTAGTATGTACACGTAAAAAAAATATAATTGTTTATTCTTGTTTACTAATGATTGTGACAATTTTTTTTGTAGGATTAGAAAAAGATAACAACCAAACGAACCTTCTAGCAGAGGAACAATCATTTTTGATTGAACTTGATCCAAATAAGTTGAAGATCGATGGAGATCAACTTCAATTTTATGGTAGAGTTAAAGAATCTGGAGAAAAGGTAAATCTTTCTGAAAAAATCGTTGTTTTTTATCGCCTATCTACTGAAGCAGAAAAAAACAGTTGGGAGAAGCAACGAAAAGTAGAGGATTTTATAGTGACGGGTTCATTAAGTAAGCCTGAAAAAAATAGAAACTTAAATCAATTTGATTACCAAAGTTATTTGCACCAAAATAAAATTCATTGGACATTACAGGCTGAAACAATCGACACTCGTTCTGAAATCCAGAAAAATTTTTTTTTTGATAAACTGAATTTAAAAAACATAAGACAGGCTATTTTAGCTCATATTGAAAAAGAAACAACAGTTATGGTTTCAAGTTATATCAAAACACTTCTATTTGCCGACACTAGTTCTATTGACGATCAAGTGATGAATGGGTATAAACAAATTGGCATTATTCATTTGTTGAGTATTTCTGGTCTGCACATCCAATTTTTCATAGCAGGATTAACGTATATTCTCTGGCGGATTGGTGTTACTCGAGAGAAAACGTATTTATTTTTATTATTTTTTCTACCCATATATGGAAGTTTAACTTACTGGGGAACAAGTATATTTAGAGCTATTGTGATGAGTTTGATCAGTCAAACTAGTTCACGCCTTGGCAAACCTATTTCAGGTCTTGATGCATGGTCATGGACGTTAATTATCGGTCTTTGGATAGATCCTTATCAAATTTTTTCTATCGGCTTTCAATTGAGCTATTTACTGAGTTTAACATTGATTCTATTTTCAAACTCTTTATTTAATCAATCAAAATTCAATAGTGTAAATAGTTTGTGTATTTCTTTTATTTTGACTCTTATTTCGATTCCAATTCTCAGTTTTCATTTCTTTGAATTTTCATGGCTAGGAATGTTTACAAATTTGATTTTTGTTCCTTTGTTTACTTGGATCATTATGCCTTTGATCATTGTACTTTTTATTAGTTCCTATCCGCTGTCAGGAACGCAATGCTTTCATTTTCTTATAAGTGTAACAGAAGGTTTGTTGAGGATAATTGAATGGTTGGTTTTAAAAATCAAGCTCTTCCCATATGGGACTTTCGTTACAGGGAAAGTTCCCACTGGTCTATTCATTTTGGTAATAGTCGTACTGATTATTTTTCTTATAGCATTGGAAGAGCAAAAAAAAATAAAACGGTCAATTATTTTGCTGACCCTTGTTTTTACTGTTTTTATTTATTACCAAAAATATAATCCTTTTGGAGAAGTTCTCTTAATAGATGTCGGTCAAGGAGATGCTATTTTAATCAAGGAGCCTTTTGGGGCTGGTGTCTATTTGATTGACACAGGTGGGACAATAGCATTTGAAAAAGAAGAATGGCAAATAAGAAAGAATCAGTCAACTGTGGCAAGCCGTGTTTTGATACCTATTATCAAGTCTTTAGGTTTAACACAATTAGATCAAGTTTTTATTACGCACGGTGACGAAGATCATATGGGTGAATTAAAAGAATTAGCTCAGAATATTGAAGTGAAAGAACTGATTTTTCCTGTAGGTACAACAAAAAAACAGTTATTTCATGATGTAGCACAAACGTTAGAAAGAAATGAAACACAACTAAGGGCAATTACGGCTGAAAATACGAAAAAGCAACTTTTTGGTCCATCTTTAGCAGTATTATGGCCAGTAAAAGCTGGAGAAGGCGGAAACAATGATTCATTAGTGCTGTATGGAGAAATAGGAAGCTACTATTGGTTGTTTACTGGAGACATCGAAGAAGCAGGAGAAGCAGAATTAGCAGCTTTCTATCCCAACTTAAGGGTAGATATTCTAAAGGTTGCACACCACGGAAGCCAAACATCGACTAGCGAGCAATTTATTCAACAAATGAAACCAAAAATAGCATTAATTTCATGCGGATTAAACAACCGCTACAATCACCCTAATGGCGAGGTATTAGAACGAATGGCTGATTTGAATACGATTGTTTACCGAACAGACTTACAGGGCAGTTTTAGGTATACGTATTCAAATCGTTTAAGTGGTATGATAGAAAAAGATTTTCAAACGATTCTAAAATAATTCATTAATAGTCTTGCAAAATAATTTAATGCTTTGTACCATAGAGAGAATACAAGAAAGCGGTGGAACAGAGTGAACTTTGTATCAGAATTAGCAAAGATAAAAAATGGGACTATTGCCCGTATTTATGTGGTACTAGGAACAGAGTCGTACTTAGCAAATGTAGCTAGGAAAACGCTACTTGATTCTTTATTAAAAACAGAAGAAATAGAACTGAACTATGGTGCATACGATATGGAAGAAATATCTATCGGCACAGCCTTAGAAGATGCAGAATCTATTCCATTTTTTGGCGACCGACGCGTTGTCTTTGTGGATAGGCCTTTTTTCTTAACAGGTGAAAAAACAAAATCAAAGTTAGAGCATGATTTGAAATGGTTAGAGAATTACTTAACTCATCCTTCTGAGTCAACCACACTTGTATTTTTTGCTCCATATGAAAAATTAGATGAGCGTAAAAAAATAACTAAATTACTAAAAAAAACAGCCACAATACTCGAAGTTAATGCCTTGTCAGAAAAAGAGATGCGTAAATATCTCAAGGATACGATTGCAAATGAAGAGTACCGTTATTCTCCAGAAGCGTTTGAATTATTTATTCAATTAACGGATGCTAAATTATCGGTAGCGATGGGAGAGTTACCGAAACTTTTTCTTTATGCACAGGACACTAAATTTATTACAAAGGAAGCTGTTCAAGAATTAGTAGCTAAATCGCTAGAACAAAATATTTTTGCGTTAAATGAATATGTCTTGAAAAAAAATGTAGGACAAGCGCTTAACTTATATCAAGACCTGTTGTTGCAAAAAGAAGACCCAATCAAAATAAATGCAATCATGACTTCTCAATTTCGATTGTTGATCCAAGTTAAAATTTTAGAAAAAAAAGGCTATCAGCAAGGAGATATTGCTAAACAGTTAAAAACGCATCCTTACCGTGTGAAGCTAGCTGTTCAGCAGATGAGGAAAATTGAGGAATACGCACTAGTTGAAGCTTATAACGGATTGATTGATGCTGAGTATCGTTTGAAAACAGGAAAAGGCGATAAAGAAATGCAGTTTGAACTATTTGTTCTGCAGTATGCACAAAAAAAGGTCAGTAAAAGAACATAGATATAGGAATTTAAGATGCTATAGCTATCAAGTAAAAAAACTTTACACATTTTTATTGCATTGAGAGATATCTTTATGTATAATTGAGTTTGTTGAAACAACTGGAATAAACTATTTTAAGTTGTAAATAATTGAAAGTGGGGTGAATCAAATGCCAAACATCGAAGCTGCAATCAAACGTGTTCGTACTTCTGAGAAATCAGCTGCACAAAACAACGTTCAAAAAAGTTCAATGCGTACTGCTATAAAAAAATACGTTCAAGCTATTGAAGCAGGTAACGAAAACTCTGAACAATTACTTAAAGAAGCAATCAAATCAATTGACATGGCTGCATCTAAAGGATTGATTCATAAAAATAAAGCTAACCGTGACAAATCTCGTTTATCTGCTAAATTAGTTAAATAAGAGGTCATTGTTATAAAGAGTCATAAAAAAAGTAGTAAGGTCCTGATTAGTCAGGCCTTACTGCTTTTTTATTTTGAGTATTTCGAGCATCAAAAGAAAGACTATAGTATTTAGGGTACTATCACGATCTGTTAACTGAATGAAGAAGCTGATCGAGTTTCCGATAGTAATTAAAATAAATTTTTCAATTACTTATGTAACCTTTAGCTAATTAGTTGTAAGAACACATGTTCAATGATAAGATAATAGGGTAGAATTAAAAACGATGTGTTTTACATTAGATAGGATCCGTTTTAGATTTAATAGAAGAGCAAGGAGGTACGTAAAATGCCAAAAGACCAATTTGAACTGGTTTCTAAATACCAGCCTAGTGGTGATCAGCCAGAAGCAATCAAAAAGTTAATTGCCGGTCTCGAAAAAGGTGAGAAAGAACAAACTTTATTAGGTGCCACAGGAACTGGGAAAACATTTACGGTCTCAAATGTAATTAAAGAAGTAAATAGACCAACTTTAGTTATTGCGCATAATAAAACTTTAGCAGGTCAATTATATGGAGAATTCAAAGAGTTTTTCCCCGATAATGCTGTAGAATATTTTGTTAGTTACTATGATTACTATCAACCAGAGGCCTATGTTCCTTCAAGTGATACTTTTATTGAAAAAGAATCAAGTGTCAATGATGAGATAGATAAATTACGTCATTCTGCTACAAGTTCTTTACTAGAAAGAAGAGACGTTATTGTAGTTGCTTCAGTTTCTTGTATTTATGGTTTGGTCAATCCAAAAGATTACCGAGACCATGTGCTTTCTTTACGTGTAGGTACTGAAATGAACCGAGATGAAATGTTGCGTCGATTAGTTGATATGCAATTTGAGCGTAATGATATCGATTTTCAGCGTGGACGATTTCGTGTTAGAGGGGACGTAGTAGAAATATTCTTAGCGTCGCGTGACAGCGAAGCGATACGTGTAGAGTTCTTTGGTGATGAAATCGATCGTATCAGAGAAGTAGATGTTTTAACAGGTGAAGTTAAAGCTGATGTTCAACATGTCCCTATCTTTCCAGCAACTCACTTTGTAGCCAATGATGAACAAACAAGGTCAGCTATTAAAAATATTCAAGAAGAACTGGAACAACGATTAAAGGTTCTTCGTGCTGAAGATAAATTAATTGAAGCACAACGGTTAGAGCAACGGACAAATTATGATTTGGAAATGCTATTAGAAATGGGTTATTGTTCAGGTATTGAAAATTATTCTAGGCACATGGATGGTCGTAAAACTGGAGAAGCGCCTTATACACTAATTGATTTCTTTCCAGATGATTTTCTAATTGTGATAGATGAGTCTCATATCACTATGTCTCAAATTAGAGGAATGTACAATGGCGATAGAGCTAGAAAAGAACAATTAATTGAATATGGATTCAGACTACCGAGTGCCTTAGATAATAGACCGCTTCGCTTGGAAGAGTTTGAGAAACATGTCAATCAAATTATGTACATTTCAGCAACGCCGGGACCATATGAATTGGAAAGAGCTCCAGAAGTGATCGAACAAATCATTCGTCCAACAGGATTGCTCGATCCAATCATAGAAGTACGTCCAATCAAAGGGCAAATTGATGATTTGATTGATGAGATAAATGAGCGTTCTGAAAAGAATGAGCGTGTCTTTATCACGACCTTAACTAAAAAAATGTCAGAAGATCTAACGGACTACTTAAAAGAAGTAGGGATCAAAGTTGCTTATCTACACAGTGAAATAAAAACGCTTGAACGAACAGAGATTATTCGAAATCTGCGTTTAGGCGTATATGATGTGTTGATCGGTATCAACTTACTACGTGAAGGTATAGATGTACCAGAAGTATCATTGGTTATTATTCTAGACGCGGATAAAGAAGGATTTCTGAGAAGCGAACGCGCACTTGTTCAGACAATCGGACGAGCCGCACGTAATGAAAATGGGAGAGTTATTATGTATGCAGATCGAATTACCGACTCCATGCGTGCAGCCA
This genomic window contains:
- a CDS encoding DNA internalization-related competence protein ComEC/Rec2, producing MLTTHWLRFLLLFFWLIRLVCTRKKNIIVYSCLLMIVTIFFVGLEKDNNQTNLLAEEQSFLIELDPNKLKIDGDQLQFYGRVKESGEKVNLSEKIVVFYRLSTEAEKNSWEKQRKVEDFIVTGSLSKPEKNRNLNQFDYQSYLHQNKIHWTLQAETIDTRSEIQKNFFFDKLNLKNIRQAILAHIEKETTVMVSSYIKTLLFADTSSIDDQVMNGYKQIGIIHLLSISGLHIQFFIAGLTYILWRIGVTREKTYLFLLFFLPIYGSLTYWGTSIFRAIVMSLISQTSSRLGKPISGLDAWSWTLIIGLWIDPYQIFSIGFQLSYLLSLTLILFSNSLFNQSKFNSVNSLCISFILTLISIPILSFHFFEFSWLGMFTNLIFVPLFTWIIMPLIIVLFISSYPLSGTQCFHFLISVTEGLLRIIEWLVLKIKLFPYGTFVTGKVPTGLFILVIVVLIIFLIALEEQKKIKRSIILLTLVFTVFIYYQKYNPFGEVLLIDVGQGDAILIKEPFGAGVYLIDTGGTIAFEKEEWQIRKNQSTVASRVLIPIIKSLGLTQLDQVFITHGDEDHMGELKELAQNIEVKELIFPVGTTKKQLFHDVAQTLERNETQLRAITAENTKKQLFGPSLAVLWPVKAGEGGNNDSLVLYGEIGSYYWLFTGDIEEAGEAELAAFYPNLRVDILKVAHHGSQTSTSEQFIQQMKPKIALISCGLNNRYNHPNGEVLERMADLNTIVYRTDLQGSFRYTYSNRLSGMIEKDFQTILK
- the holA gene encoding DNA polymerase III subunit delta; the protein is MNFVSELAKIKNGTIARIYVVLGTESYLANVARKTLLDSLLKTEEIELNYGAYDMEEISIGTALEDAESIPFFGDRRVVFVDRPFFLTGEKTKSKLEHDLKWLENYLTHPSESTTLVFFAPYEKLDERKKITKLLKKTATILEVNALSEKEMRKYLKDTIANEEYRYSPEAFELFIQLTDAKLSVAMGELPKLFLYAQDTKFITKEAVQELVAKSLEQNIFALNEYVLKKNVGQALNLYQDLLLQKEDPIKINAIMTSQFRLLIQVKILEKKGYQQGDIAKQLKTHPYRVKLAVQQMRKIEEYALVEAYNGLIDAEYRLKTGKGDKEMQFELFVLQYAQKKVSKRT
- the rpsT gene encoding 30S ribosomal protein S20 is translated as MPNIEAAIKRVRTSEKSAAQNNVQKSSMRTAIKKYVQAIEAGNENSEQLLKEAIKSIDMAASKGLIHKNKANRDKSRLSAKLVK
- the uvrB gene encoding excinuclease ABC subunit UvrB, producing the protein MPKDQFELVSKYQPSGDQPEAIKKLIAGLEKGEKEQTLLGATGTGKTFTVSNVIKEVNRPTLVIAHNKTLAGQLYGEFKEFFPDNAVEYFVSYYDYYQPEAYVPSSDTFIEKESSVNDEIDKLRHSATSSLLERRDVIVVASVSCIYGLVNPKDYRDHVLSLRVGTEMNRDEMLRRLVDMQFERNDIDFQRGRFRVRGDVVEIFLASRDSEAIRVEFFGDEIDRIREVDVLTGEVKADVQHVPIFPATHFVANDEQTRSAIKNIQEELEQRLKVLRAEDKLIEAQRLEQRTNYDLEMLLEMGYCSGIENYSRHMDGRKTGEAPYTLIDFFPDDFLIVIDESHITMSQIRGMYNGDRARKEQLIEYGFRLPSALDNRPLRLEEFEKHVNQIMYISATPGPYELERAPEVIEQIIRPTGLLDPIIEVRPIKGQIDDLIDEINERSEKNERVFITTLTKKMSEDLTDYLKEVGIKVAYLHSEIKTLERTEIIRNLRLGVYDVLIGINLLREGIDVPEVSLVIILDADKEGFLRSERALVQTIGRAARNENGRVIMYADRITDSMRAAMSETERRRETQKEYNEKYGITPKTIIKDIRDLISITSVIKGKEDGASGIENIAKMTRAQRLEVIDGLEIEMKLAAKELNFEKAANLRDMVLEITAQYKLK